A window of the Deltaproteobacteria bacterium genome harbors these coding sequences:
- a CDS encoding CoA-binding protein, giving the protein MTPEEQIEQFLKSPAFGVVGASRDPAKYGNRVLKTYLQHHLKAYPINPKEREVEGVTCFASVKELPEEVQSISIITPPPVTERVVREAVEKGIQNIWMQPGAESPAAVAYARKHGLNVIADGSCIIVVLGLRRR; this is encoded by the coding sequence ATGACCCCCGAAGAACAGATCGAACAATTTCTTAAATCCCCCGCCTTTGGAGTGGTCGGGGCCTCGAGAGACCCTGCCAAATACGGCAATCGCGTTTTGAAGACGTACCTTCAGCATCATCTCAAGGCGTATCCGATCAATCCCAAGGAGCGAGAGGTGGAAGGGGTCACCTGTTTTGCGAGCGTGAAGGAATTGCCGGAGGAGGTGCAGAGCATTTCGATCATCACGCCGCCACCCGTGACGGAGCGAGTGGTGCGGGAGGCGGTCGAGAAAGGAATTCAAAATATCTGGATGCAACCCGGCGCCGAAAGTCCCGCCGCGGTTGCCTACGCCCGCAAACATGGGCTCAACGTGATCGCTGATGGGAGTTGTATCATCGTGGTGCTGGGGTTGAGGAGGAGGTGA
- a CDS encoding helix-turn-helix transcriptional regulator, whose protein sequence is MTTKARKFLESKVGPLTLGKLLMSIRLGDEMSQTEFAEKLRISKSHLCDIEQDRKSISPERAARFARLLGYSEEQFVRLTLQGMLDDAKIPMTVSVKAA, encoded by the coding sequence ATGACTACTAAAGCGAGAAAGTTTCTGGAATCAAAAGTCGGCCCCTTAACCTTGGGAAAACTCCTCATGTCGATTCGCCTGGGTGACGAGATGAGCCAGACTGAATTTGCCGAGAAACTCCGGATCTCCAAGTCCCACCTCTGCGACATTGAACAAGACCGCAAGAGCATCAGTCCCGAACGCGCTGCCCGCTTTGCCCGCCTCTTGGGATATTCCGAGGAACAGTTTGTCCGATTGACGCTTCAAGGGATGTTAGATGATGCAAAAATACCGATGACAGTTAGCGTGAAGGCGGCGTGA
- a CDS encoding type II toxin-antitoxin system mRNA interferase toxin, RelE/StbE family — translation MITQVALSRQVEKDLERVPAHIKVKLLSWVEAVENDGLEKVRKIPSYHDEPLKGSRIGQRSIRLSLSYRAIYEVRSEGPPRIIEIQEVTKHDY, via the coding sequence ATGATAACGCAGGTCGCGCTTTCGCGGCAGGTAGAGAAGGATCTAGAGAGAGTTCCGGCGCATATTAAGGTCAAACTCCTCTCTTGGGTCGAGGCCGTAGAAAACGATGGCCTGGAAAAAGTCAGAAAGATCCCGAGTTATCACGATGAACCCTTGAAAGGGTCTCGAATCGGGCAAAGGTCGATCCGGTTGAGCCTGAGCTATCGGGCGATTTACGAGGTTCGATCGGAGGGGCCTCCACGGATTATCGAGATTCAGGAGGTAACGAAGCATGACTACTAA
- a CDS encoding CPXCG motif-containing cysteine-rich protein, with the protein MNESISVSCPYCGESIIMEPEPSDETIEYVEDCHVCCRPIIMTVTYSEEGSEVSARRENE; encoded by the coding sequence ATGAACGAATCAATCTCCGTCTCGTGTCCTTACTGCGGTGAGTCGATCATTATGGAACCGGAACCGTCCGATGAAACGATCGAGTATGTTGAGGATTGTCACGTCTGCTGCCGGCCGATTATAATGACAGTAACCTACTCAGAGGAAGGCAGTGAGGTTTCAGCGCGGCGGGAGAATGAATAG
- a CDS encoding aquaporin family protein produces the protein MTLRKVIAEAIGTALLLTAVVGSGIMGERLAGGNVAIALLANSLATGAALVVLILIFGNVSGAHFNPAVTLVLGRRADMSWGQILYYIMAQVLGAMGGVWIAHLMFGEPILMVSTHARDGYHQIFGESVATFGLLLTILSCARDHPRAVPAAVGLYIMAAYWFTSSTSFANPAVTLARGLTDTFTGIRPEDIPGFIVAQFVGAFLAMSLFRFLSPNKTT, from the coding sequence ATGACTCTGCGTAAAGTGATTGCCGAGGCGATCGGTACTGCCCTGCTGCTGACGGCCGTTGTCGGGTCAGGAATTATGGGGGAGCGACTCGCTGGCGGGAATGTAGCGATCGCCTTGTTGGCCAATAGTCTTGCCACGGGCGCGGCTCTCGTTGTCTTGATTCTGATTTTCGGAAATGTTTCCGGGGCCCACTTCAACCCAGCGGTCACGCTCGTTCTGGGACGACGAGCTGATATGTCATGGGGCCAGATCCTTTACTACATAATGGCTCAGGTGCTCGGTGCTATGGGGGGGGTCTGGATCGCTCATCTCATGTTCGGTGAGCCGATCTTAATGGTCTCGACCCATGCCCGCGACGGGTATCACCAGATCTTTGGGGAGTCTGTCGCCACCTTCGGGTTGCTTTTGACCATCTTGAGTTGTGCTCGGGATCACCCTCGTGCTGTTCCTGCGGCGGTCGGCCTCTACATCATGGCCGCCTATTGGTTTACCTCATCCACCTCTTTTGCGAATCCGGCAGTCACCTTGGCAAGAGGTCTGACAGACACATTTACGGGAATACGCCCCGAAGATATCCCCGGGTTTATTGTGGCTCAATTCGTGGGTGCCTTTTTGGCAATGTCTTTATTCCGCTTTCTCTCCCCGAATAAAACAACATGA
- a CDS encoding DUF167 domain-containing protein — MKISITVKPNARKEGVEKCADGSYRVLVRAAPVEGKANEAVVETLADYFSVPKSAVLIVKGARGRKKLVEIR, encoded by the coding sequence ATGAAAATCTCAATCACCGTCAAACCCAATGCCAGAAAAGAAGGGGTTGAGAAATGCGCGGATGGTTCGTACCGTGTGTTGGTTCGCGCGGCGCCGGTGGAGGGGAAGGCGAATGAGGCGGTGGTCGAAACCCTAGCGGATTATTTTTCGGTCCCAAAATCGGCGGTGTTGATTGTAAAAGGAGCACGGGGGAGAAAGAAGTTAGTGGAAATCAGATGA